GACATTGAGACCTGCAATTTTCTAATAAATGAtcagaaataatacattttcaatattACATTAGCTATCGTACAGTATTTACTCGCTGACAAGCATCTCAAAAGGACCGTTGATGTCGAAACGTCATTCTTTCTGAACTGAGTGTCGAATAGCGCACTACATTCAGTCAGTACACACTAGTTGACCGACAGACTTGACCGGAAACTCTTTGCTCGAGTCAGAATCGTTTTTAATATGATGCCTAAATGGGCAAGCACAAAATAATGAGCAATGCATGATGCCTCTCCAGTGTTGCtgcacatgaaaaacaaaagggattgaaaacaaaactacaaaaaaaaaaaaaaccctctggTCAAGTTCGCTGTTAGACTGAGGTAGCTTGTCAACTTCTgtggacaaataaaaaaaatgagagaGATGGAAATTCGTCAGTAATGTCTCCAAAtcacattaaaacaaatacCTAACATAAACATCCTATGTGGAGGACTAAAAGAAAACGCCTCTAAATAGGTTGCAAATGGTTGGATGATCTCAACCCGAAGGAATGAAGGTTTTTGAGATACTGTGGCTTGTCTCACAATGTTTTGAAGGCCTGAACAGCTCcttataaaactaaaactggcAAGATCTTAAATGCCCAGGATGATTAAACCTGTCAGAACACAAAGTGGAGAGGAAGTCGAGGACGATAGAGTAGAACTGAAGGTGGCGTTACTCTTCCATGGTCTTTAAAGGGAGAATACAGTATTAAGATGCAGTGAATGATTGGGAATGGCTTTACGGGGCATCTACAAGTTTGTCAATGTGATGCCCGACTGCTCCAGAGGTCAGCAGCGCATGAGTGTGCATGTCTGTGTGCGTGCATGAGTGTGTATGCATTTGGGAGAGGACATGGGGACATGTTTCTTGACTTTCCAAGGCTCAGATCCCATCTACAACCCACCCACCCCCCCCAACAAGTCTCAGTGTCCTGCCAGCCTCAGTATGCGGTGACCAGGTCTTTGTCATAATCATATCTGCCCCGTTTAGGGGCGGGGCTGTCCTGGCTGTCATCCGTGTCCTCGCTGTCCTCGGCTCCACCCCCTCCTTCTTCGTCCGACGAGTCGTCCAGAGTCAGATCCACCACGGCTCCGCCTCCTGACCCGGTGCCGGTGCCGCCGGTTCCTGCCGACGCACCACCTGATCCAGGCTTGCCAGTCTGGTTTGTGCCGCTGTGTGCTGGGGAGTGGCCGTTCGCCTCAGGAACACCTTGGATGAGAGTTAAGGCCCATTATTTTCCATTAAATACTTAAAGATATGCAATATTATGCAAGCTAAATGTGTTGAAAtgtcatttgtgaccctggagcacaaaaccagtcataagtagcacggagatatttgtagcaatagccatcactacattgtatgggtcaaaattatcgatttttcttttatgccaaaaatcaaaaggatattaaataaagatcatgttccacgaagatattttgtaaatttccaactgtaaatatctcaaaacttaatttttgatgagtaatatgtattgctaaggatttcatttggacagctttaaatgcgattttctcaatattttgattgtcaaatagttgtatctcagctaaatattgtctgattctgacaaaccatacatcaaatggaaagcttatttatttctgctttcagattatgtacaaatctcaatttagaaaaattgacccttatgactggttttgtgttccagggtcacatttcagAAGGAAGAAAACCTTCTTACATATATCCACCACAGGATAGTCGGGTGTGCGGCTGTTTTCCCGctctctttccttctctttGTCATCCCTTATTGGCCTCCACGAGCCGTCAGTCAAATACTCGATCTCCTCCACATCCTCCGGAGTCTCTTTAAGGATTTCGGACAGCAACCTGAAATGAGTCACGTTCGGTGAGTTTTACTGCCAGAGTCTGTTAGAAGCAAGGAATCTGAGTAACTGTGCCTACCCATCAATAGTTAGAAGCTCAAAGGGCGCAGGTTTGTCGCATACGGGGCAGGTCCATGTGGGTTTCTTTTCATTCATTTGCAGGAAGAAGACAGCATCGAAACACTGCAGGTGGGCGCAGGTGAGCACTCGACATGGCACTCCAAGTCTCATCTTTACCAGCTGCATTGAAAAGACACTTATTAGATCCATATCTATAGTTCCACAGCTAAGAGTCCacataaaagacaaaaacaggACACTTACAGGACAGATGAGGGACACTCGCAGTCCTGTAGTGGCGATCTCACTTTCAGGATCAAAGCGCAGCTTGTCTTGAACTGtgtacatacaaataaaaatgtttcagttggtgctgtcaaatgattaatctcatccaaaataaaagttgtgtttacataatatgcatgtgtactgtatatatttattatgtgtatatatatataaataaataaataaatacacacatgcatgtatgtatttcagataaatgtcatgtttatatattaaatatatttatatataatataaattatataaatatagacatgtaagtattttcaaaatatttactttgtgggtgtgtattaatatatacataaatatacacagaacacacattatgcaaacaaacttttattttgcatgcgattaatcgtgattaattgtttaACAGCGCTAGTTTCAGTATAATTTTGATGGTaagtatatatgaagagttcatttgcaaaaacacataactgttttttaaaaatgttcaaaaatcaagtttttttaaattctgcattccaattaatatcaatcaaactgcagttgggctGTTTTGactaataataactaaaaataaaaaacagctaactaacacaaaacacaaaaacattataacaataaatgattttttaataaatgatggTTGTGAACACAAGGAACTATTACAGTGAACTAATTTTTTGTTGTGActaattagttttattaattaaaagccTGAGAATACATAAACACATATGCAAATGGTTTTTGCAGTTGTTTCACTTACAGGGATTCATGTGTAAACACTGATCATGTAATGCGTTTGGTCAAGGCGAGGAACTTACTGCGTTCGCGACAACGATCGGGACTCTCGACTGAGCAATGCTTCAGCTGGTTGAAGAGCTCTCCAGATGTGAACACCCTCACCAGGTACACTGCCACCGAGTACCGCTGCATCCAAAGCACAGCGGTCAGCAACAACACACTCAATTTCGTCTAACATGTTCATTCAGAAATATGGATAGCTCTTTGTATGAAGTCTCTGTACCTTTCCAAAGTTGCCCCATGTGATGGTGACTCTGTTAGTGACTGTGGAGAGGTGTAACCATGGCGTGATATTAACGGGTCGACATGGTCGACGTGGCTCAACACCCGGTTTATTGGAGGGATAGTAACCCTGTACAAAAagaagtaatatatatatatataatcaaattCATAATTTACAGAAACAAGATATACAACATtctaagaaaaacatttaaccaTTCAGAAAGCTAATTCTGTGAAagctaatattaaaataaagctgtgtATTGCTTATGTGATGCTGAGAAAatgcttaaaatgtatttatataaagcGGTTTAGATTTACGATCATCCTGAGTGGTGAAACCAACACACTCCCTGTTCTTTCAGCCTAATCAAATTCACAACACTTACCGGTACATGACAGTAGGACTGATTCACTTTCACAGCAATATTGGGAGGATATTGGTCCTCCTGAACACCGATAGAGTCTGTGTAGCAGATTCTAGGAGAAGAACAGGACATGTTAGCACGTAATAAACGCATCTCTGACACCAAAACGTGATGTACAGACATGATTTAGCTGAATGACGTACCTGAGAACCACCTGAACTGATTTCATCCCTGGGCGAAGTTCACTGTGCATGAGCAGgtacaaaaaatattgtgattaaACACAATTAAAGATGCTGTATattcttttgtattttcagtaaaaaaaacaaaaaaaataaaataaaaaaaaacagcctggTAGACTCATTGACTGATACTTGGGTATTTTGtgattataaaaacattaatcaaAAGTAATTGCCAATGAATAATAatggtttatttatataaatattatatattatataaaacatcACACATAAAGCaatttttagagaaaaaaaaaactgtagaaTTGTGTCTAATGGAGTTAATCgtgctaaaaaaacaataattcttACTGGAACCTCTTCTagcataaatattattttatgaatttttagctgtataatttcagttagAGAGTCGggctcgtaatccaaaggttacGAGTTTGAGTCTCtggccggcagggattgtaggtggggggagtgaatgtacagcactctctccaccttcaacaCCACGActtgaggtgcccttgagcaagacaccgaacccccaactgctaaTGGCTGCCCAATTaatgcccactgctccgggtgtgtgttcacggtgtgtgtgtgtgtgtgttcactgctgtgtgtgtgcactttggatgggttaaatgcagagcataaattctgagtatgggtcaccatacttggccgtatgtcacatcactttgtcaaattaaaaaaaaaaaaaaagctattttttctagtaaagaatataaatatatataataaatataaacgtctattaaaaaaaaaatcatactaaaaataaattgtatatatatatttttaaatcccCATTGTTAAGCCATGTTTAATTGtgaataagtaaaaaaaaaaaaaaaacatgaagccGTGTTGAAACATGAACTTTGGGCGTCTGTGAATATCTGTTCTGCACACTCATACACAAAAGCCTGCTCATTTCCtatcattaaattacattatgtatatattaacaATACACCCAATACAGCATTGTTATTATTGGCCATTGATTGACTGCTAAATAAAGCCACCAATTAGCAAGATGACTTGTACATTTTTTACCTGGAGTTCCGGATCTGTTCCACTTGACTTGGTGTTAATTCAAAAACGCATTGACTCTCTTGCAGCTTCTCACTGTTCTGAGCGACTGCAAAAAGTGGCAAAAACAGAATTAGCTCAATGGATTTCTTCCTCATCAGCTAGACACACCTATTATAATTGGgctattatttattcatgataaTGGGACTCACTTAGTTCTGTGGGTGGCAGCAGTGTTTCTAGGTTG
The sequence above is a segment of the Onychostoma macrolepis isolate SWU-2019 chromosome 22, ASM1243209v1, whole genome shotgun sequence genome. Coding sequences within it:
- the pias4a gene encoding E3 SUMO-protein ligase PIAS4-A produces the protein MAAELVEAMNMVKSFRVSDLQTLLASMGRSKSGLKQDLVGRALRLVQTEYSPELLKNVRQLYETRFPKASAWLAARRPESVPVTYPALNSSPRGTAQGTDYLNGIPKPAPPPAAEVKLVPLPFYHNLETLLPPTELIAQNSEKLQESQCVFELTPSQVEQIRNSSELRPGMKSVQVVLRICYTDSIGVQEDQYPPNIAVKVNQSYCHVPGYYPSNKPGVEPRRPCRPVNITPWLHLSTVTNRVTITWGNFGKRYSVAVYLVRVFTSGELFNQLKHCSVESPDRCRERIQDKLRFDPESEIATTGLRVSLICPLVKMRLGVPCRVLTCAHLQCFDAVFFLQMNEKKPTWTCPVCDKPAPFELLTIDGLLSEILKETPEDVEEIEYLTDGSWRPIRDDKEKERERENSRTPDYPVVDICVPEANGHSPAHSGTNQTGKPGSGGASAGTGGTGTGSGGGAVVDLTLDDSSDEEGGGGAEDSEDTDDSQDSPAPKRGRYDYDKDLVTAY